AGCCGTCGGGCGTAGCGTAAGCGTATCGAGAGTGCGGCGGATGACCTATGCGACCTATGTGCGGGAACGTGGCGTGCCTTATGTGCGGTCTCGCCGTCGTCGCCGGCCTCTGCTGAAAGGGTTCTTCCTCGCCGCCGCCCTGAGCTGCGGCGCCATGTCGGGTTTCTGGATGCTCGGGCAGGGCACGCCGGGAAACGACACCGCGAACGCCCCCTCCGCCAATGCGCGCAAGACGCCGCCAGGCCGTGCCGCTTCGCAGGCTGCCCCGGCCTATAGCGGCCTGCTCGACCCCGCGTTGTCCGGCAATGCCGCTTCCTTCGTGCCGGGCGCTCCGGTGCGCTCCGCGTTCCAGCCAGCGAACCCGGCCCCGTCTTCAACCTCCGTCGCTGCTGCAGAGCAGCCCGCCTTGCCCCTGCCGCCGCAGCCGCCCGTCACCTTGGCGGAGAAGTCCGTGCCGATGCCCATGCCGGTGCCGCGGCCCCTGGACCTGCTGCCGAAGGCTGGTCCTCAGCAGCCACCCCAGCCGCGCGTCGCGCAGCCGACCGCGCCTCGCCGCAGCCGCACCGCCGCGGCGACTCCGACGCCCGAGGATAATCGCTCCTTCTTCGACAAGCTCTTCGGCGTGCAGAAGCAGGAGCCGGCCGGTACGGCGCTGGCCTATGCCGCGCCGCAGGACGATGTCGTCGATCGCGGGCGCATCACCCGCCTCAGCCCCTCGGCCGGCACGCCGCCGCGCACGGCAGAGGCCGGCACGGCGATCTACGATATCGGCGCCAGGATGGTCTACATGCCGAATGGCGAGCGGCTCGAGGCCCATTCCGGCCTCGGCGAGATGATGGACGATGCGCGCTACGCCCATGTCCGGATGAAGGGCGTCACGCCGCCGCACACCTATACGCTGACCGAGCGCGAGGCCCTGTTCCACGGCGTCCGCGCCATCCGGCTGAACCCGGTCGGCGGCAGCGGCGCCATTCATGGCCGCGCTGGCCTGCTGGCTCACACCTATCTGCTCGGGCCGCGCGGCGACTCCAATGGCTGCATTTCCTTCAAGGATTACGAGCGCTTCCTGCAGGCCTTCCTGCGCGGCGAGGTGAAGCGCATCGTGGTGGTGGCCAGCCTTTAAACCGGCGCGGGATTTTCACGGAAACACCCCGTCATTCCGGGGGCCGCCGAAGGCCTGAGCACCGGAACCCATGAAACACACGGTTTCGAAACAGAAGCTGCGGCTACGCCGCCGTCTTTCGTTCCGTCGCTGCCCATGGATGCTGGGCTCGTCGCTGGCGCGAAGCCCAGGAATGACAGCTGACTCTGCATCGACACGGCGTGCTACAGCCGTTCCAGTTCCGGCAGCGAGGCCAGCATGCAGCGCGAAGTGATCGAGGTCCCCGTCATCTCCGAAGCCATCCGCAAGCTGGGAGCGCCGACCTCGGCGCTGGTCCGGGCCGGCGATCTGCTCTTCACCTGCGGCATGCCTCCGGTCGACATCCGCACCGGTGAGATCGTGGCGGGCGATATCGGGACGCAGACGCACGCCTGCCTCGACGCGCTGGACATGGCGTTGCGCCACGCCGGCTCGTCGCTGGACAAGGTCGTGAAGGCGACTGTGTTCGTGACCGATCCGGCGCTGATGGGCGCGGTCAACGCCGTCTACAGGGAACATTTCGGCGAAGGCTTCCCGGCGCGTACCAGCGCCGCGATCAAACCCTGGCCCCTGCCGTTCGACATCGAGATCGAATGCGTGGCGACGCGCGGCTGATCAGCCGCATTCCTGTTCCATCCTGTGAACTTCAGGCGGCCATGCGTCCGCTGGTGGCCTCGCGCCGGGTCCGGAATGTCGCGACGAGGTCGTTGAGCTGGCCGATGCGGCTCGAGAGCGAGGAGGCGGAAGCGGCGCTCTGCTCGGCGAGCGCCGCGTTCTGCTGGGTCATCTCGTCGAGATGGGCGACGGCCTGGCTCATCTCGTCGATACCGTTGGCCTGCTCGCCCGAGGCGGCCGAGATGTCTACGATGGTGGCCGAGACCTTCTGGGAGGCCTCCAGGATGCGGGTCAGCGACTGACCGGCCTGACGCACCAGCTTGACGCCCTCGGTGACCTCGGCGTTCGAGGACGAGATCAGTCCGGAGATGTCCTTGGCGGCCTCGCCCGAGCGCTGCGCCAAAGTACGCACCTCGGAGGCGACGACGGCGAAGCCCTTGCCGGCATCGCCGGCGCGCGCCGCTTCCACCGCCGCGTTGAGGGCGAGCAGGTTGGTCTGGAAGGCGATGTCGTCGATCACCCGGATGATGTCGGAGATCTTCTGCGAGGCAGTTTCGATGCGGGCCATGGCCTCGACGGCCTGGCCGGCGATGGTGCCGCCGGACTGCGCCGCGCTCATGGCTTCCTCGGCGATCTCGGTCGCCTGGCGGGCGGCCTGGGCCGAAGCCTTGACGGAAGCCGCTAGCTCTTCGGTGGTGGCGGCAGTCTCCTCCAGCGAAGAAGCCTGCTCTTCGGTGCGCTTGGAGAGGTCGTCGGCGCCCATGTTGATCTCACGCGCCGCGAGCCCGACATCGGCCGAGGTGGTCTGGATCGTCGACACCGTCTCGGAGAGGCGGTCGACGGTCTCGTTGATGGCGCGCTTGAGATCGGCAAAGCGGCCGCGATAGGCGGTCTCGACGCGGTTGGTCAGGTCGCCGCCGGCGATCGCCGCGAGCGCCCCGGCGAACTCGGTCGTGGCGGAATCGACCACCGCGTTGATCTCGTTGATGCCTTCGACGAGGCGCTGCATCTGGGCATCGGAATCCTTGATCTCGAGCCGGGCGCTGAAGTCGCCGGCGGCGGCGGCGGCCACCACCTCGCCGACATCCGAGACCACCGCCTCGATCGACTGGGCACGCGCCAGTCGCGCCACCGCAGCCGCCCGCTCCTGGTCCTGCAGCTCGGCGACCTGCTTGGTCGCCTCCCGCAACACCGCGACGGAGCGAGCCATCACGCCGATCTCGTCGGCGCGCTTTGTATGGGGGACTTCGACGGCGGTGTCGCCCTCGGTCAGGCGCTCCATCACCGCGCTCAGATCCGTCATCGGGCGCACGATCGAGCGGCGCGAGAAGGCCAGGGCGCCGGCGATCGTGCCGCAGAGCAGCACGAGCAGGGCCACCGGCAGGAAGGTGCGGACCTGCGACGCGAAGGAAAGCGTCTCTGCCTCGGCCGCATCGGCGCGCTCCTCGTTGAAACCGCTGAAGGCCGTCAGCTCATCCTGGAGAGCGGCGCGGTTCTTCTTGCTGGCTTCGCCGTTGCCCCAGGCGTCGGCGGCGCGGCCGGAGACCTCGCGGGCGAGACGTGCGGTCTCGGTGCGGATAGTGGTGAATTCGCCGATCAGTTTGCTGATCTTATCGATGCGTTCGCGCTCGCTTTCGGGGGCGAGCCTGACCAGCCCCTTCATGCGTTCGTCGACCTGCTTGATCCCGGTCTCGACCGTGCCCGCGGCGATGCCGGCATCATGCGGATTGCGCGCGGTATAGAGCTGCAGCGAGTTGGCGACGACCTGGTTGACCGCGACGTTGAGGCGCTCGGCGATCAGGGCGAGATTGTTCTGTTCGGAAGAGCGGCCATACATGGCCTCCATCCGCGAGATTGCGAGCAGCGCACAGCCCAGCGCGATCAGGGCGCCGACCGCGACGATCGCGATCTGCCCCAGGATCTTGGTCCCAATCGACTTCATCCCACCCCCCGACGGCCACTCCACGGCTTTGCCGCGAAACAACTTGTAATAAAGGGCGTTGAATGGCTGGTTAACCTAAGGGCGTGACCTCTGGCGAAATAAGCGTCATGCGGGGTGAGAAACGAGGCAGCGCCTTCAGCCCTCCGACGTCTTGCTCTTGCGGGCCGGTGACTTTGCGGCCGGCTTGCCTCCGGCGGCTTTGCTCTTGGCGGCTTTGCCCTTGGCTGCCGGCTTCGTGCTGCTGGCCCGCGCGCTGGTCCTGCCGCCCTTGGCGCCGCCCTTCAGCTCGGCCTTGGCGTTCACCAGCTCGATCGCCTGTTCCAGCGTAATGCTTTCCGGCGCCATCGTCTTCGGCAGGGTGGCGAAGATCTTGCCCCAGGCGACATAGGGGCCGTATTTGCCGGCCTTCACTTCGAGCCCGCCGCCCGTGGGATGGTCGCCGAGTGCGCGACCCGGCGTTGCCGCGCCGCCGCGCCGGCCGCCTCCGCCGCTCTCCTTGGCGACGATCAGGTCGATGGCGCGGTTGGCACCGAGCTCCAGGACGTCATCGTCCTTGTCGATATTGGCGTAGACCTTGCCGTGCTGGACATAAGGCCCGAAGCGGCCGATGCCGACGAGGATCGGCTCGCCCGACACCGGGTGGCGCGCCACCTCCCGCGGCAGCGAGAGCAGCGCCAGCGCGTTGTCGAGCGTGACACTTCCCGGGCTCATGCCCTTCGGCAGGCTGGAGCGCTTGGGCTTCTCGCCCTCGCCGAGCTGGATATACGGGCCGAAGCGGCCGTCGCGCATCGTGACTTCGAGGCTGGTCACCGGATCGGTGCCGAGGATGCGCACGCCCGGCGTGCCTTGGCCGCCCTCGGCCGAGGCCTCGCCTTCGGCGGCGGGGACGGAGAGGGGGCGCGTATAGCGGCATTCCGGATAGTTCGAGCAGCCGACGAAGGCGCCGAACTTGCCGAGTTTGAGCGAAAGCTGGCCGTTGCCGCAGGTCGGGCAGATGCGCGGGTCGGTTCCATCAGCCTTCTTCGGGAAGATGTAGTCGCCGAGGATGCCGTTCAGCGCCTCCAGTACGTCGCCGACGCGCAGATCCTTGGTCTCGCCGATCGAAGCCTGGAACTCCTGCCAGAAGTCGCGCAGCAGCGCCTTCCAGTCGATCTCCGCATTGGAGACGCGGTCGAGGTTCTCTTCGAGGTTCGCCGTGAAGTCGAACTCGACATAGCGCTTGAAGAAGCTCTCGAGGAACGCCGTGACCAGCATGCCCTTGTCCTCGGGCACGAGGCGCTTCTTCTCGATGCGGACATATTCGCGGTCGCGCAGCGTCGAGAGCGTCGCGGCATAGGTCGAGGGCCGGCCGATGCCGAGTTCTTCCATGCGCTTGACGAGGCTGGCTTCCGAATAGCGCGGCGGCGGCTCGGTGAAGTGCTGGTCGGCGGCGATGGCGCGCTTCTCCAGCTTGTCGCCGGCCTTCATCGCCGGCAGCTTCCTGGAATCCTCGTCCTCCTCGTCGTCGCGGCTCTCCTGATAGAGCGTCAGGAAGCCGTCGAAGAGCACGACCTGACCGGAGGCGCGCAGGTCGAGGTTGCGCGCGCCGACCTTGGCCGCGATGTCGACCGTGGTGCGCTCCATCTCGGCGGATTCCATCTGGCTCGCGATGGTGCGCTTCCAGATCAGCTCGTAGAGCTTCGCCTGCTCCGGCTCGAGCTGGCGCGCGACCATGGCCGGCAGCCGGCCGAGATCGGTCGGGCGGATGGCCTCGTGGGCCTCCTGCGCGTTCTTGGCCCGCACCATGTACTTGCGCGGCGCATTCGGCACGTAGCGCTCGCCGAATTCCTTGCCGATGACGCTGCGCGCGGCGGCGATCGCCGAGCCGTCCATGTCGACGCCGTCGGTTCGCATATAGGTGATGAGGCCGACCGTCTCGCCGCCGATGTCGACGCCCTCATAGAGGCGCTGGGCGAGCTGCATGGTCCGCGCCGGGGCGAGGCCGAGCTTGCGGGAGGCTTCCTGCTGCAGCGTCGAGGTCTGGAACGGCGGTTGGGGGTGGCGCTTGACCGGCTTCGCCTCGACCTCGGTCACGGTGAAGAGGGCGCTCTCCAGCGCTTCCTTGAAGGCCTTGGCCTCCTCGGCATTGCCGATGTCGAGACGGGTGATCTTCTTGCCGTCGGCGCCGACGAGCCGGGCGTCGAAGGTCTGGCCCGACTCCGTCGCGAGCGTCGCGACCAGAGACCAGTATTCCCGCGCCCGGAAGGCCTCGATCTCGCGTTCGCGTTCGCAGACGATGCGCAGCGCCACCGATTGCACGCGGCCCGCCGAGCGGGCGCCGGGGAGCTTGCGCCACAGCACCGGCGAGAGCGTGAAGCCGACGAGATAGTCCAGTGCCCGGCGCGCCAGATAGGCATCGACCAGCGCCTGGTCGATGGCGCGTGGCTCGGCCAGCGCCTTCTGCACCGCGTCCTTGGTCACGGCGTTGAAGGTCACGCGCTCGACCGGGATGCCCTTCAGCGCCTTCTTCTGGTTCAGCGCCTCCAGCACGTGCCAGGAGATGGCCTCGCCTTCGCGATCCGGGTCGGTCGCGAGGATGAGCTTGTCGGCGCCCTTCAGCGCCCTGACGATCTCGGAGACCTGCTTGGCGCCGCGCCCCTCGATCTCCCACTTCATCGCGAAGTCGTTCTCGGGCTCGACCGAGCCGTCCTTGGCCGGCAGGTCGCGGATATGGCCGAACGACGCCACGACCTCGTAGTCGGAGCCCAGGTATTTGTTGATCGTCTTGGCCTTGGCCGGCGACTCGACGACGAGGAGCTTCATGATTTTGGTCTCGATGACAGCCTTTTCAGAGCGCTGACCCGTCCCTTAGAGGGCGGTTCAGCGACCGGCGAGGCTCCGGCGGTTCGGAATTGCGCGCGAAAGTGGTTCAGCACGCCGGCCCTGTCAAACGCCGATTGCGCTTTTCGGGACGGGGGAGAGCGTTTAGGCCCTTTCACGGGCACCGGCCGTTACATGGGGAGAAGAGCGTGTCGTCGCAAGCACAGATCAAGCGCGTGACGGCGCTGGATATCCGCGGCCGCAAGGGCGGCGAGACGGTCGTCTCGCTGACGGCCTATACCGCGCCGATGGCGGCATTGGCCGACCGGCACTGCGATTTCCTGCTTGTCGGCGATTCCCTCGGCATGGTCGTGCACGGCCTCGACAGCACGGTGCCGGTCACGTTGGAGATGATGATCCTGCATGGACAGGCGGTGATGCGCGGCTCGCAGCGGGCGCTGGTCGTCGTCGACATGCCGTTCGGCAGCTATGAGGAAAGCCCGCAGCAGGCCTTCCGCAACGCGGCCCGGGTCATGCAGGAGACGGGCTGCGGCGCGGTCAAGCTGGAGGGCGGGGCGCGCATGGAGGAGACGATCCGCTTCCTCGTCGAACGCGGCATCCCGGTGATGGCGCATATCGGTTTGACGCCGCAGGCGGTGAACGTGCTCGGCGGTTTCAAGGCGCAGGGCCGCGACCGGGCCGAATGGCCGGCGATCATGGCCGATGCCGAAGCGGTGACGCGGGCCGGGGCTTTTTCGGTGGTCGTCGAGGCCGTGGCCGAGCCGCTGGCGGCGGAGATCACCGGCAAGGTCGCGGTTCCCACGATCGGCATCGGCGCTTCCGCGGCGTGCGACGGCCAGATCCTGGTGCTTGACGACATGCTCGGCCTGACCGGCCGCGTCCCGAAATTCGTCAAGCTCTTCGGCAATCTCGCCGAGGGCGTGGACAAGGCTGTCGGCGATTATGCCGCCGAGGTGCGGGCCCGGCGCTTCCCCGGGCCGGCGCATGTCTATGCGGTGAAGGATAAAGCCCGGAACCACCTCGTCATTCCAGGCTCAAGCCTGCGGCTTGCCCCGGAATGACGAAAGTGTTTCCCAGGCGAATGCGGCGAGCTTTCAGCCCCGCGCCGCCAGCAGCCGGTCGATGAAGCCTTCGGTCGAGGCGCCGTTGATCCAGCGCAGCACCGCGACGATATCCTGCTCGGGCTCGACCCAGATCACGTTGCTGCCGGCGCCGAGCGCCGAGAAGGCGGTCGGCGGCAGGTTCGGCCGCGCCGCGGGTCCGCGTGCCAGCCACCAGAGATAGCCGTAATTGCCGAGGGTGGGAGAGGGCGTCAGCATCCGCTCAACCCAGGCCTGCGAGAGCAGCTGCCGGCCGTTCCAGAATCCCTTGCGGCCGATCAGCAGGCCGAAGCGGGCATGGTCGCGCGCGCCGATGAACAGGCCGCCGCCCCAATGCCCGCCGCCCGGCACCGACTGAAGCCGGCGGCCGTCGATTTCGACGAAGGAAGTGCTGTAGCCCTGCCACTCCCAATCGGCCGAGGCGCCGATCGGGTCCATGACGCGCTCGCGCAGCACCTCCGGCAGCGGGCGACGGAAGCGCTGGAGCAGGGCATAGCTCAGCACGTTCACGCGGACATCGTTGTATTCGTAGAAGCTGCCGGGCGTCTTCAGCTCGCGGCGCTCGCCCTTGCGGCTGTTGTCGGCGCCCGGGCCGATCTGGCGGTTGTGATCGACCTGGTCAGATTTCCCGAAGAGCTCGCCCTGCCATTCGCTCGACTGCTGCAGCAGATGCCGCCAGGTGATCGTGCCGTTATGCGGGCCGGCGAAGGCGGCATCGTCGACGCTCTTGCCGACCGGCTCCTCGACATCGTGGATCAGCCCGTCATCGAAGGCGATGCCGGCGAGCACCGCCAGATAGCTCTTGGCGATCGAGAAGGTCATGTCGGTGCGGGCGGTGTCGCCCCATTCGGCGACGAGGCGGCCACCTTTCAGGATGAGGCCTGCCGGCCCGCCGCGCTCGCGCACGGGGCCGACGATCTCGGTCCAGGGGCCGCGCTCGTTCCATTCGACATTCCCGACATAGCTGCCGTCCGGATAGTAGAGGCTGCGCGGCCAGGGGCTCTCGTTCTCGCTGGCGAAGGCGACGGCGGCCTTGAGCCGCTCCGGGTCGAAGCCTGCCTCGGCCGGCGAGATCGCCTGCCATTCGGCGCCGTCGGGAGCTGGAGCGTAAGCGTCAATCGGGCTGGACAAGGCTCGAATCCTCTCGCGGCGAAAGGATGTGACCTAGCGCCGTTTCAGCGAAAGTTCCACGGTTCACAGGACATGGCCCCATCCCGGCCATGAGCGGCTTGCGCCCGGCCCGACTCGCGCCTAAACAGCCTGCTTCAAATGACATCGCCAGCACCGCTCTACCCGCACCGCCATCTCCTCGGCATCGAGGGATTGTCCCATCTGGACATCGAGGCGCTGTTGGACCGCGCCGAGGCCTATGTCGCGCTCTCCCGGCAGGTCGAAAAGAAGACCGCGACGCTGCGCGGCCGAACCCAGATCAACCTGTTCTTCGAGCCCTCGACCCGGACACAGGCCTCCTTCGAGCTGGCGGGGAAGCGTCTCGGCGCCGACGTCATGAACATGTCGGTCGCCTCGTCCTCG
Above is a genomic segment from Bosea sp. NBC_00550 containing:
- a CDS encoding methyl-accepting chemotaxis protein; protein product: MKSIGTKILGQIAIVAVGALIALGCALLAISRMEAMYGRSSEQNNLALIAERLNVAVNQVVANSLQLYTARNPHDAGIAAGTVETGIKQVDERMKGLVRLAPESERERIDKISKLIGEFTTIRTETARLAREVSGRAADAWGNGEASKKNRAALQDELTAFSGFNEERADAAEAETLSFASQVRTFLPVALLVLLCGTIAGALAFSRRSIVRPMTDLSAVMERLTEGDTAVEVPHTKRADEIGVMARSVAVLREATKQVAELQDQERAAAVARLARAQSIEAVVSDVGEVVAAAAAGDFSARLEIKDSDAQMQRLVEGINEINAVVDSATTEFAGALAAIAGGDLTNRVETAYRGRFADLKRAINETVDRLSETVSTIQTTSADVGLAAREINMGADDLSKRTEEQASSLEETAATTEELAASVKASAQAARQATEIAEEAMSAAQSGGTIAGQAVEAMARIETASQKISDIIRVIDDIAFQTNLLALNAAVEAARAGDAGKGFAVVASEVRTLAQRSGEAAKDISGLISSSNAEVTEGVKLVRQAGQSLTRILEASQKVSATIVDISAASGEQANGIDEMSQAVAHLDEMTQQNAALAEQSAASASSLSSRIGQLNDLVATFRTRREATSGRMAA
- the topA gene encoding type I DNA topoisomerase — protein: MKLLVVESPAKAKTINKYLGSDYEVVASFGHIRDLPAKDGSVEPENDFAMKWEIEGRGAKQVSEIVRALKGADKLILATDPDREGEAISWHVLEALNQKKALKGIPVERVTFNAVTKDAVQKALAEPRAIDQALVDAYLARRALDYLVGFTLSPVLWRKLPGARSAGRVQSVALRIVCEREREIEAFRAREYWSLVATLATESGQTFDARLVGADGKKITRLDIGNAEEAKAFKEALESALFTVTEVEAKPVKRHPQPPFQTSTLQQEASRKLGLAPARTMQLAQRLYEGVDIGGETVGLITYMRTDGVDMDGSAIAAARSVIGKEFGERYVPNAPRKYMVRAKNAQEAHEAIRPTDLGRLPAMVARQLEPEQAKLYELIWKRTIASQMESAEMERTTVDIAAKVGARNLDLRASGQVVLFDGFLTLYQESRDDEEDEDSRKLPAMKAGDKLEKRAIAADQHFTEPPPRYSEASLVKRMEELGIGRPSTYAATLSTLRDREYVRIEKKRLVPEDKGMLVTAFLESFFKRYVEFDFTANLEENLDRVSNAEIDWKALLRDFWQEFQASIGETKDLRVGDVLEALNGILGDYIFPKKADGTDPRICPTCGNGQLSLKLGKFGAFVGCSNYPECRYTRPLSVPAAEGEASAEGGQGTPGVRILGTDPVTSLEVTMRDGRFGPYIQLGEGEKPKRSSLPKGMSPGSVTLDNALALLSLPREVARHPVSGEPILVGIGRFGPYVQHGKVYANIDKDDDVLELGANRAIDLIVAKESGGGGRRGGAATPGRALGDHPTGGGLEVKAGKYGPYVAWGKIFATLPKTMAPESITLEQAIELVNAKAELKGGAKGGRTSARASSTKPAAKGKAAKSKAAGGKPAAKSPARKSKTSEG
- a CDS encoding tlde1 domain-containing protein, encoding MTYATYVRERGVPYVRSRRRRRPLLKGFFLAAALSCGAMSGFWMLGQGTPGNDTANAPSANARKTPPGRAASQAAPAYSGLLDPALSGNAASFVPGAPVRSAFQPANPAPSSTSVAAAEQPALPLPPQPPVTLAEKSVPMPMPVPRPLDLLPKAGPQQPPQPRVAQPTAPRRSRTAAATPTPEDNRSFFDKLFGVQKQEPAGTALAYAAPQDDVVDRGRITRLSPSAGTPPRTAEAGTAIYDIGARMVYMPNGERLEAHSGLGEMMDDARYAHVRMKGVTPPHTYTLTEREALFHGVRAIRLNPVGGSGAIHGRAGLLAHTYLLGPRGDSNGCISFKDYERFLQAFLRGEVKRIVVVASL
- the panB gene encoding 3-methyl-2-oxobutanoate hydroxymethyltransferase — its product is MSSQAQIKRVTALDIRGRKGGETVVSLTAYTAPMAALADRHCDFLLVGDSLGMVVHGLDSTVPVTLEMMILHGQAVMRGSQRALVVVDMPFGSYEESPQQAFRNAARVMQETGCGAVKLEGGARMEETIRFLVERGIPVMAHIGLTPQAVNVLGGFKAQGRDRAEWPAIMADAEAVTRAGAFSVVVEAVAEPLAAEITGKVAVPTIGIGASAACDGQILVLDDMLGLTGRVPKFVKLFGNLAEGVDKAVGDYAAEVRARRFPGPAHVYAVKDKARNHLVIPGSSLRLAPE
- a CDS encoding serine hydrolase domain-containing protein, which produces MSSPIDAYAPAPDGAEWQAISPAEAGFDPERLKAAVAFASENESPWPRSLYYPDGSYVGNVEWNERGPWTEIVGPVRERGGPAGLILKGGRLVAEWGDTARTDMTFSIAKSYLAVLAGIAFDDGLIHDVEEPVGKSVDDAAFAGPHNGTITWRHLLQQSSEWQGELFGKSDQVDHNRQIGPGADNSRKGERRELKTPGSFYEYNDVRVNVLSYALLQRFRRPLPEVLRERVMDPIGASADWEWQGYSTSFVEIDGRRLQSVPGGGHWGGGLFIGARDHARFGLLIGRKGFWNGRQLLSQAWVERMLTPSPTLGNYGYLWWLARGPAARPNLPPTAFSALGAGSNVIWVEPEQDIVAVLRWINGASTEGFIDRLLAARG
- a CDS encoding RidA family protein, coding for MQREVIEVPVISEAIRKLGAPTSALVRAGDLLFTCGMPPVDIRTGEIVAGDIGTQTHACLDALDMALRHAGSSLDKVVKATVFVTDPALMGAVNAVYREHFGEGFPARTSAAIKPWPLPFDIEIECVATRG